The sequence below is a genomic window from Paenibacillus urinalis.
GGCGAGCCACCTATATCTGTAGTCGGCATGTTCCTAGGCATGTCGGCTACTCCTTTATTATAGCACACCCTTCGGGTAGGTGCTAACGCCATCGACAGCTCCACGCTTCCACCCTAAGACGCCCTGCCCTTTGCAGATGACGAATCATACTACTTGTAGGATGCTTTCGTTAGACGCGAAGGCAGGATGCTTATATGGGACATGCATGGACGGCAACTTACGGCAATACAGCTAGACAGCTGAATCATATGAATATAACGTCCGGTGGGGGAGGAAGCTGCTTCGCAACGTGGACGCTGATCTATATGAGCAAGCTCTTTCCCTATGTTGTCGATGGCTGTTATCACCTATCCGAATCGTGTGTAATCTCAAGTGTGACGCTACTTTATGTACGATGACTTATATCACAGAGAGCTACATCCTGCTGTATATCATACTTCGGATGCTATATTCCCTATTTCGTATATCATATGCTACTGAAAGTGGTGAACCCTCATCCGAAAATTTTCTTCATCCTGCGTATGATTATCTTATGTGCTCTATAGTGTATGACGATGTAATAGATAGTGCAGACGATGGTCGCTAACGCTCCTGTGGCATTGTGAATGTTTAACTTGAACGAGGAGGTTATCTATATGAGTAACAAATTGCTAACTGAAGGACGTAGCTTATTCGACCATAGTTTATCTAAGGAGGAAGTACGTAATCGCAACCTAGACGTATTTGCCTTTATGATGGATATGCTTAGACTATATACAGAAAGAAGTATCTCTGGTAGTCAGCTCTGCATGCTACATGCTAGTTACCATAGTGTGAATATGAAGTATACTATGGGCAAGAAAGAGTTCCAGTATCGTCTTGTCGTGTTGATCAATGCTGGCTTTATAGATAGAGAGACTATAGAGAAAGATGATGTGCTCTCTCCTACTGAGCTTGGTATGAATAGATATGATGCTGTATGTACTGTAGCTTAACTATATAGGAGGTTAATCATATGAATCGCTATGATGAAGACTATAGTAGAATGGAGATACGCCTTCGCAATATGGAGGCGTTCTCTGCTGTAAAGAAGATGATTGAGCATGGAGATGTAGATGAAGCACCGTTGAATACTATAGTGTCTATGTATCCTTTGTTTGAGATGGATATAGATATGCCTCTTCATGAGCTTGAGTATCGTATTCGTCTTCTGCATAATGCTGATTATGTTTATATACGTAATGGAGCTTATGGTTCTGAGATGGTATCCATAACTGAGTTAGGATTAAGGAGATATACTTCTTAGGTATCTATAGTCTTATCTTCTATGTGTTCTTATACTGTATATTGTTTATATAGTGAGCTATAGTATTAATGGTATGCGTCTTGGATTTTTTTCTTTTTGCCGATCCTTGCGGAACGGCACTAAAACCTTTTTAAAACCCTATACATTGGAGTGGTATTCTATGAAGTTTGATGTCAAATTTAAAGAACGCATTACAGGTGTTCCATTACAGCTAATTGACGCTTTTATGATATCTTCCCGCTCTGAACCTTGTATGATCTGCAAAGAACCAACTGTTTTCATTGATTACTGTTCCGAAGGACGGCTTTGTTCTGATGAATGCGATTCTGTATTCTATTCTAAGGTTGAAGAATCTGGGGGTGTCTTATGAGTCCTATACTCTGGACTTCGATAGTTATCTCTTTAGCATCTATTGTCATTAATGTATTTAACATTCTTGCCATACGCCGATCACATAAGCGTATGGATGAAGCTTACAACAGAGAGGGTCAAGCTCTTGATAATCTAAGTAGAGAGCTTGATAAGCTTATTAAGAAAGGAAGATAGTATGAGTCAAGAGATTACCCATGAGTATGTATCAGCTGAGATAACTAGGCTGATTGGTGAATATGATTTCCCGCTGGTTGCCCTGCAAGATGTAAAGAATAGGCTTAGCGATAGTGATGATCCACACTATGCAGCACAGCAGCTACGTTATCTTAATAATCTCATTAATGCTGGTCATGCTATAAGAAAGCATCAATAGGAGGTATTGTTATGGGTGCTAAGCCTATAAAGCGCCATACTCTTACTAAAGACAACGTTAAACACTTCTCGCGTATTCAGAGGACTGGCAATGTTTTGCCTCAGCCGGCTCGTATTGTTGTCGATAAAGAATACTGGGAAGATGTTGGTGGCTGGCGAGGATGGGAAACCACTCCTATATATGATAAAGTGTTTCATGACTGGGAATATGCATACGCTGTCTATGATGAGATCCTGCGCAGAGCGGATCCTGGTAGTGTAAAAGAGCGTTAATGAGGTGTATATAATGGAGCTTATGTCTCCTTACT
It includes:
- a CDS encoding DUF6877 family protein, which produces MSQEITHEYVSAEITRLIGEYDFPLVALQDVKNRLSDSDDPHYAAQQLRYLNNLINAGHAIRKHQ